Within Sphingobium sp. SCG-1, the genomic segment GGGTGCTGCTCGGCGGAATCGCAGTGGCGCTGGTCGCCGCCGCGGGCCTTATCGGGTTCGAATATGTTTATGAGCAAGGCGATCTGCGCGATCGGGCGGAGGCGATCACCGGGGGTGACGCGGCGCGCGGCAAGCAACTGCTGTCAAGCTATGGCTGCGGCGGTTGCCACAACATTCCGGGGGTGGCGCAGGCACAAGGCATGGTCGGCCCGCCGCTCGACACGATCGGCGCGCGCGGCTTCATCGCAGGGCGACTGGAGAATACGCCCGCCAACATGGAGCGCTGGATCGAGAATCCGCAAGAGATGTCCCCTGGGACCGCGATGCCCAATCTGGGGGTGGGGCACAGGGACGCGCGCGACATGACTGCCTATCTCTACACGCGCTCATGAAATGGCCGATGCTGCTCCTCGTCCTGCTGGTGGCCTGTGACCGTGGTGCGCCCAGGACCGGCATGATCTACGTCTCGGATGAGGCGTCGAACGTCGTGCATGTGATCGATGCCGCAACGCTGGAGCAGCGCCCGCCGATCGCCGTCGGCAGGCGACCGCGCGGGCTGGCGATGTCGCCCGATCGCCGCTTGCTTTATGCCGCAACCAGCGATGACAACCGCATTGCTGTCGTCGATCTGGCGCGCAACCGCGTAGTGGGTACGCTGCCTTGCGGGCCGGACCCCGAAACCATTGCGCTCTCGCCTGATGGCAAGCGCCTGTATGTCGCCAATGAAGACGACAATCTGCTCTCCGTGGTCGATGTATCGGCCCGGAAGGTTGTGCGGCGCATTGCGGTTGGCGGCGAACCGGAAGGCACTGCCGTCAGCCCCGATGGTCGGACCGTCATACAGGCATCCGAAACTGCAAGCATGGCGCATGTCGTCGATGCGGCGCGGGGCGAAGTGATCGACAATCTGATGGTCGATACACGGCCGCGCTATATCGCCTTCACCCCCGATGGAAAGCGCTTCCTGGTATCTTCGGAGATACGGGGCACGG encodes:
- a CDS encoding PQQ-dependent catabolism-associated beta-propeller protein, producing MLLLVLLVACDRGAPRTGMIYVSDEASNVVHVIDAATLEQRPPIAVGRRPRGLAMSPDRRLLYAATSDDNRIAVVDLARNRVVGTLPCGPDPETIALSPDGKRLYVANEDDNLLSVVDVSARKVVRRIAVGGEPEGTAVSPDGRTVIQASETASMAHVVDAARGEVIDNLMVDTRPRYIAFTPDGKRFLVSSEIRGTVTAFDTTTHRRVGRIDFPAALPGDRPPGEQIQAVGIALTRDGKRAFVALGRAKLVAEIDPRSLALIRTFPVGWRAWNLSLSSDERHLYTANGLSGDVSVIDLTANRVVGRVAVGGKPWGIAVR
- a CDS encoding c-type cytochrome, with amino-acid sequence MLSRRDSRVLLGGIAVALVAAAGLIGFEYVYEQGDLRDRAEAITGGDAARGKQLLSSYGCGGCHNIPGVAQAQGMVGPPLDTIGARGFIAGRLENTPANMERWIENPQEMSPGTAMPNLGVGHRDARDMTAYLYTRS